In Streptosporangium album, the following are encoded in one genomic region:
- a CDS encoding GntR family transcriptional regulator → MTELRDDLPRWRQVRDIIVQRIETGQYKSGQRIPSVVDLTQEFGIATQTAQKVMNALRKDRWIRTERGMGSFVTTVEERTAEAGDTSK, encoded by the coding sequence ATGACGGAGCTGCGCGACGATCTGCCCAGGTGGCGACAGGTGCGAGACATCATCGTCCAGCGCATCGAGACGGGCCAGTACAAGTCCGGCCAGCGAATCCCCTCGGTCGTCGATTTGACCCAAGAGTTCGGGATTGCCACCCAGACCGCGCAGAAGGTTATGAACGCTCTTCGCAAGGATCGATGGATTCGGACCGAGCGTGGCATGGGCAGTTTCGTCACCACCGTCGAGGAGCGCACAGCCGAGGCCGGCGACACTTCCAAGTAG
- the ltrA gene encoding group II intron reverse transcriptase/maturase: MQAKLHRWATADSGRRFDDLFNLVHDPATLLMAFERVAGNMGARTPGVDGLTVAQVEEYIGVSGFLDDLRAQLKTGTFRPLPVRERLIPKPGGAGKLRRLGIPTVADRVVQAALKLVLEPIFEAGFLPVSYGFRPRRRAQDAIAEIHYFGTRGYRWVLDADIEAAFDNVAHPPVMDRIRARVKDKRVLALVKAFLKAGILTELGEHRDTPTGTPQGGILSPLIFNIAMSALDEHLHGPWKDGGTMSTLGRRAYRRRHAMPNWRLVRYADDFVVLVFGAREDVQALHEEITHVLAFLGLRLSPAKTRIVHMSEAFDFLGFRLQWRRKQGTNKWYVYTFVSHQAIRTVRAKIRALTPRTSQQDLQSVLRRLNAITHGWASYFKHAVAQRTFDSLDHFTWCRVIRMLWKRHRWTWSDIRRRYTTPIGQWLPITAGGTELKRVAAIPITRYRYRGNKIPNPWTPAHT, translated from the coding sequence ATGCAGGCCAAGCTTCACCGTTGGGCAACGGCCGATTCTGGCCGCCGTTTCGACGATCTGTTCAACCTCGTGCACGACCCGGCGACGCTGCTGATGGCGTTCGAGCGGGTCGCGGGCAACATGGGAGCCCGCACTCCCGGCGTGGATGGCCTGACGGTCGCCCAGGTCGAGGAGTACATCGGAGTTTCCGGGTTCCTGGATGACCTGCGTGCTCAACTCAAGACGGGCACGTTCCGTCCGCTACCGGTACGGGAACGTCTGATCCCCAAGCCCGGTGGAGCTGGAAAACTCCGCCGTCTGGGGATTCCCACGGTGGCCGACCGGGTCGTCCAGGCCGCGCTGAAGTTGGTGCTGGAACCCATCTTCGAGGCCGGCTTCTTGCCGGTCTCCTACGGGTTTCGGCCCCGGCGACGCGCGCAGGACGCGATCGCTGAGATCCACTACTTCGGCACCCGCGGCTACCGCTGGGTGCTGGACGCGGACATCGAGGCGGCCTTCGACAACGTCGCGCATCCACCGGTGATGGACCGGATACGCGCCCGCGTGAAGGACAAACGCGTACTGGCGCTGGTCAAGGCGTTCCTCAAAGCCGGGATTTTGACCGAACTCGGCGAACACAGGGACACCCCGACCGGCACCCCGCAAGGGGGCATCCTCTCACCGCTGATCTTCAACATCGCCATGTCGGCGCTCGATGAGCACCTGCACGGTCCTTGGAAAGACGGCGGGACGATGAGCACCCTTGGCCGACGGGCCTACCGTCGTCGCCATGCCATGCCGAACTGGCGTCTCGTCCGCTACGCGGACGACTTCGTCGTACTCGTTTTCGGCGCCCGCGAGGACGTCCAGGCCCTACACGAGGAAATCACCCACGTGCTCGCCTTCCTGGGACTACGGCTCTCACCAGCCAAAACCAGGATCGTGCACATGAGCGAGGCGTTCGACTTCTTGGGATTCCGCCTCCAGTGGCGTCGCAAGCAAGGCACCAACAAGTGGTACGTCTACACCTTCGTCTCCCACCAGGCCATCCGGACGGTCAGAGCGAAGATCCGTGCCCTCACGCCCAGAACGTCGCAGCAGGACCTGCAATCAGTGTTGAGGAGACTCAACGCGATCACCCACGGGTGGGCCTCCTACTTCAAGCACGCCGTCGCCCAACGCACCTTCGACAGTCTGGACCACTTCACCTGGTGCAGAGTGATCAGGATGCTCTGGAAACGACACCGCTGGACGTGGAGCGACATCCGCCGTCGATACACCACACCCATTGGGCAGTGGCTACCCATCACGGCGGGCGGGACCGAATTGAAACGAGTCGCGGCAATACCGATCACCCGGTACCGCTACCGAGGCAACAAGATCCCCAACCCCTGGACTCCTGCCCACACCTAA
- a CDS encoding tetratricopeptide repeat protein → MDGGRWKGGVRESGTASAESGGYANTGIHIGDVYREPVARSAYLEQVEQIFPWRLEGRAEELAELAAFCLGEGGSGYVWWQGPAWAGKSALMATLVLHPPVGVRVVSFFITARYAGQSDRQAFLDVVLPQLAGLLGQSLPPLLGAATQQGWFNRLLKEAAQACVRAGERLVLVVDGLDEDRGVTVGPGAYSIAALLPSVVVEGLRVVVAGRPNPPVPSDVPVGHPLRDARIVRALAPSAAAQVIRDDAERELEHVLHGAAAGRDLLGLLVAAGGGLSVGDLAELTGSPAGVVRRWLHAVSGRTFTGRESRWRPGTGARVFVLAHEELHAAAVESLGERMLSGCRDRIHAWAQGYRDRGWPAETPEYLLRGYHRLLGSVGDLERMVACAIDGARLDRMMDISGGDAAALAEITACQAVICGQEEPDLSVMLLLAHTRDRLAERNAMLPTGLPAVWARLGNTVRAEALARSITDPYYQAQALAALVEALASAGEHDRARTLAHETETIARTIPDPRAQALASTALVEALASAGEHDRARTLAHETETIARTITNPSLQAQALAALVEALASAGEHDRARTLAHETETIARTITNPSLQAQALAALVEALASAGEHDRARTLAHETETIARTITNPSLQAQALAALVEALASAGEHDRARTLAHETETIARTITNPSLQALASTALVKALAHAGEHEQAETIARTITDPNSQALASTALVEALAHAGEHEQAETIARTITNPRAQAQALAALVEALASAGEHDRARTLAHETETIARTIPDPRAQALASTALVKALASAGEHDRARTLAHETETIARTIPDPYDQVEALAMVVRALADAGQHDRVRTLAHETETVARTIPDPDHQLGGLVMVVRALADAGQHEQAETIARTITNPRAQALASTALVKALAHAGQHDRARTLAHETETIARTIPDPYDQVEALAMVVRALAGAGQHEQAETIARTITNPYYQAQALAALVEALAGAGQHEQAETIARTITDPYYQAQALAALVEALAGAGQHEQAETIARTITDPYYQAQALAALVEALAGAGQHEQAETIARTITDPHYQAQAIASIVRHNDVSQNRQLLAWGLSRLSHVYLLNSVVKVEPAAVCRLAQAIEQADHKPR, encoded by the coding sequence ATGGACGGCGGGCGCTGGAAGGGCGGTGTCCGGGAGAGCGGGACGGCGTCGGCCGAGTCGGGCGGGTATGCCAACACGGGTATCCATATCGGGGATGTCTATCGGGAGCCGGTGGCGCGGTCGGCGTATCTGGAGCAGGTTGAGCAGATCTTCCCGTGGAGGTTGGAGGGTCGCGCTGAGGAGTTGGCCGAGCTGGCGGCGTTCTGCTTGGGTGAGGGCGGTTCGGGTTATGTGTGGTGGCAGGGGCCGGCGTGGGCGGGTAAGTCGGCGTTGATGGCGACGCTGGTGTTGCATCCCCCGGTCGGGGTGCGGGTAGTGTCGTTCTTTATCACGGCCCGGTATGCGGGGCAGAGTGATCGTCAGGCGTTCTTGGATGTGGTGTTGCCGCAGTTGGCGGGGCTGTTGGGGCAGTCGCTGCCGCCGTTGCTGGGGGCGGCGACGCAGCAGGGGTGGTTCAACCGGTTGTTGAAGGAGGCCGCTCAGGCGTGTGTGCGGGCGGGTGAGCGGTTGGTGTTGGTGGTGGATGGGCTGGATGAGGATCGGGGGGTGACGGTCGGGCCGGGGGCGTACAGTATCGCGGCGTTGTTGCCGTCGGTGGTGGTGGAGGGGTTGCGGGTGGTGGTGGCTGGGCGGCCTAACCCTCCGGTGCCGTCGGATGTGCCGGTGGGGCATCCGTTGCGGGATGCGCGGATCGTACGGGCGTTGGCGCCGTCGGCTGCGGCGCAGGTCATCCGTGATGACGCTGAGCGTGAGCTGGAGCATGTGCTGCATGGGGCTGCTGCCGGGCGTGACCTGTTGGGGTTGTTGGTGGCCGCGGGTGGTGGTCTGAGCGTTGGGGATCTGGCGGAGCTGACCGGGTCGCCGGCGGGTGTGGTGCGTAGGTGGTTGCACGCGGTGTCTGGGCGGACGTTTACCGGTCGGGAGAGCCGGTGGCGGCCGGGTACGGGGGCGCGGGTGTTCGTGCTGGCGCATGAGGAGCTTCACGCCGCCGCGGTGGAGTCGCTGGGGGAGCGGATGCTGTCGGGGTGTCGTGACCGGATTCATGCGTGGGCGCAGGGTTATCGGGATCGGGGGTGGCCGGCCGAGACGCCGGAGTATCTGTTGCGGGGTTATCACCGGTTGCTGGGGTCGGTGGGCGATCTGGAGCGGATGGTGGCGTGCGCGATCGATGGGGCGCGGCTTGATCGGATGATGGACATCAGTGGGGGTGATGCTGCGGCGTTGGCTGAGATCACGGCCTGTCAGGCGGTGATCTGTGGGCAGGAGGAGCCGGATCTTTCGGTGATGCTGCTGCTTGCCCATACCCGCGATCGGTTGGCCGAGCGCAACGCGATGCTCCCGACCGGGTTACCCGCAGTATGGGCGCGGCTGGGTAACACCGTTCGTGCTGAAGCCTTGGCCCGCTCCATCACTGACCCCTACTATCAAGCGCAGGCGTTGGCGGCACTGGTGGAGGCGCTGGCCAGTGCGGGTGAACACGATCGGGCACGAACACTCGCCCACGAAACCGAGACCATAGCCCGCACCATCCCCGACCCCCGCGCTCAAGCCCTGGCGTCGACGGCACTGGTGGAGGCGCTGGCCAGTGCGGGTGAACACGATCGGGCACGAACACTCGCCCACGAAACCGAGACCATAGCCCGCACCATCACCAACCCCTCCCTTCAAGCGCAGGCGTTGGCGGCACTGGTGGAGGCGCTGGCCAGTGCGGGTGAACACGATCGGGCACGAACACTCGCCCACGAAACCGAGACCATAGCCCGCACCATCACCAACCCCTCCCTTCAAGCGCAGGCGTTGGCGGCACTGGTGGAGGCGCTGGCCAGTGCGGGTGAACACGATCGGGCACGAACACTCGCCCACGAAACCGAGACCATAGCCCGCACCATCACCAACCCCTCCCTTCAAGCGCAGGCGTTGGCGGCACTGGTGGAGGCGCTGGCCAGTGCGGGTGAACACGATCGGGCACGAACACTCGCCCACGAAACCGAGACCATAGCCCGCACCATCACCAACCCCTCCCTTCAAGCCCTGGCGTCGACGGCACTGGTGAAGGCACTGGCCCATGCGGGTGAACACGAACAAGCCGAGACCATAGCCCGCACCATCACCGACCCCAACTCTCAAGCCCTGGCGTCGACGGCACTGGTGGAGGCACTGGCCCATGCGGGTGAACACGAACAAGCCGAGACCATAGCCCGCACCATCACCAACCCCCGCGCTCAAGCGCAGGCGTTGGCGGCACTGGTGGAGGCGCTGGCCAGTGCGGGTGAACACGATCGGGCACGAACACTCGCCCACGAAACCGAGACCATAGCCCGCACCATCCCCGACCCCCGCGCTCAAGCCCTGGCGTCGACGGCACTGGTGAAGGCGCTGGCCAGTGCGGGTGAACACGATCGGGCACGAACACTCGCCCACGAAACCGAGACCATAGCCCGCACCATCCCCGACCCCTACGATCAAGTGGAGGCGTTGGCGATGGTGGTGAGGGCGCTGGCCGATGCAGGTCAACACGATCGGGTACGGACGCTCGCCCACGAAACCGAGACCGTAGCCCGCACCATCCCCGACCCCGACCATCAATTGGGGGGGTTGGTGATGGTGGTGAGGGCGCTGGCCGATGCAGGTCAACACGAACAAGCCGAGACCATAGCCCGCACCATCACCAACCCCCGCGCTCAAGCCCTGGCGTCGACGGCACTGGTGAAGGCACTGGCCCATGCGGGTCAACACGATCGGGCACGAACACTCGCCCACGAAACCGAGACCATAGCCCGCACCATCCCCGACCCCTACGATCAAGTGGAGGCGTTAGCGATGGTGGTGAGGGCGCTGGCCGGTGCAGGTCAACACGAACAAGCCGAGACCATAGCCCGCACCATCACCAACCCCTACTATCAAGCGCAGGCGTTGGCGGCACTGGTGGAGGCGCTGGCCGGTGCAGGTCAACACGAACAAGCCGAGACCATAGCCCGCACCATCACCGACCCCTACTATCAAGCGCAGGCGTTGGCGGCACTGGTGGAGGCGCTGGCCGGTGCAGGTCAACACGAACAAGCCGAGACCATAGCCCGCACCATCACCGACCCCTACTATCAAGCGCAGGCGTTGGCGGCACTGGTGGAGGCGCTGGCCGGTGCAGGTCAACACGAACAAGCCGAGACCATAGCCCGCACCATCACCGACCCCCACTATCAAGCGCAGGCCATTGCCTCAATCGTGAGGCACAACGACGTATCCCAAAATCGTCAACTACTCGCGTGGGGACTGAGTAGGTTGAGCCATGTTTATCTACTCAACAGCGTCGTAAAGGTTGAACCGGCCGCAGTTTGCCGACTTGCACAAGCCATAGAGCAGGCTGATCACAAGCCACGATAA